GCAACGCCGACGGCATGCACGAAAAGCTGTCCCACGAAGGGCGCCAGGCCGAAACGCGCACGCACCGCGCCGCTGTCGATGACGATGGCGCCGCCCCCGTCGGGCACGGCTTCCTGCCACGTCGCCAGCACCGTCCCGTCCGCGCCGAACAGGCGAAGCCACAGCCGCACCCCGGACGCGCCATAGCGCGACCAGTAATTCGCCGTGACCAGCCGGGTGGACAGCCCGTCCGCGTCGCGGAAGAAGGCATGGTTCGTCGCGAAATTCAGCCGGTCCAGATAACGGTCACGAACGGTCAGCAAGTCGTCCGGCAGACGCAGCGCGTCCAGCGCCAGGAACCGCGCCCCCGGCGGCAACAGATGGGCGATACGGTCGCGGACGCGCGCCCCATCGAAGGTCACGGCCAGCACGACCGCAGCCCGCGCCTGCCCCAGGTCGACCAGCGCCCGCGCCGGCCCCGCCGCCGTCGGTTGCCCGACACGCAGCGTGTCATGGACATACACGCCCTCGACCACACCCAGTCCCGCCGCCTGCCCCGGCGCCGGATCGGGGCACAGGGCATGCAGCATCGCGAACATGCCGTCCGGATCATACACAGCGACCGGCCCGGCGGCACGGATCTCCGCCAGCAGCACCGACAGCGCCTCGGCCGCCAGCGGATGGGCCAGCGCCTTGTAGAGAACATTGCCGCCCGCCTGGGCGTCGTAGGTGTGGATGTCCAGCATGCGGCATTCATACCGCAGAATCCGGCAGCCAGAAATCGGGCCGGGCATTACGCTATGGACATCCATGCCCGACCCAGACCGCAGCGAATTGTCCGAGCATTCGGCTCTCTGCTTCATGGCGACGTTCGATCCGGCATTCAGGCTCACGACGCACCCGGCAGAAGGTTGAGATCTCGGACACCTTTCGCCCACGACAGGCATAATTTTAATGTCGCCTTAAAATGATTTTCTGAGTGTCCGTCCGAGATCATTGTTTTTAATTACAGATCTTTCTGAGCATCAATCGAACTGACGCCCATCGGAGGAAAGCGAGTGCATTGCGATTGAGGCACTCCCAATCCTTGCCCAGGCGTCGGCAGCGGTTCAACCAGGCGATGGTGCGCTCCACGATCCAGCGCTTGGGCAATACCACGAATTTTCCGACGTTACAGCGCCGCACGATCTCGACATTCACAGAACGGCAGACATGAGCCAGTCCCTGCTGAAACTTTGCCCCCCTGATAGCCAGCGTCGGCGTAGAGTTTCAGGAGGAACGGATACAATCCGAACAATGTCGCCATCAGCATGACACCGCCATCACGATCCTGGATATCGGCCGCGTGGGCCGTTGCCTCCATCAACAGGCCCTGCGTATCGACGAGGACATGCCGCTTCTTGCCCTTGATCCTCTTGCCGGCGTCAAAACCGGACGGATCGATGCGCCGCCCCCTTTTTCGGCACTCTTGACGCTCTGGCTGTCGATGATCGCCGCTGTCGGACTGGCCTCACGGTCCGCCTGCTCCCGACACAGGACGTAGAGCGCATGATGCAGACGATCGAGTGTTCCGTCATGCTGCCAGCGGCAGAAATAGTAATTCACCGTGCTGCGCGGCGGGAGGTCTTTCGGGATCGCGCGCCACTGGCAACCCGTTCCAAGAACATACATCAGGCCATTCATGACCTCCCGTATATCCACTGTCCGCTTGTTACCGCCACGCCGGGCAGCCGGGATCAGAGGTTCGATCAGCGACCATTCCTTGTCCGTCAGGTCACTCGGATAGCGAAGCTGGCTCCGGTCATATCGGGCACGGTTCTCGGCGGTCCACATCAGCAACTCCTGCGAATCGGGCGCGCTGACAGGGAATCACAAACGATTCCAATGATTCAAGATGATCTTGGACGAACACTCAGTTGGATGAAAGTTCCAGAGCAACTCACCTCATTCACATAGCAGCAACAGATTACCCCTCCCTGACAGGCCTAGAAAAAATTTAGACAGAAGGGGTAGCGTCCGCGTACAGAACCAACTCTGTGCTGAATACCTGATGTTGTCGAAGGAATATACGATAATCTGGAACCATTTTTTTACATACAAAGCCACCTCCCATAAATGAAGCGGATTGTGATAAACGCAGATTGCCAATTTCGGCTTGTTTTTATTTATTGTCTTCATGCCTCCCAATAAAGCATCTACTTCGCCCCCTTCTATATCCATTTTAATGAAGGTGGCATCCGGGCAAAGATGATCAATGGTATCAATCTGAATATCAACGTTCCCGTCTACGGAAATTTTTGAAACAGTAGACGTGTTATTTTCCTGATGAAATTTCACTGCCTCCCGTCTTTTTCCTAATCCGCAATTCATTGCATGGACATTGGGGATTTTCTCTTGCTCGATAAGGAGTTTCAGTTTTTGAAAATTCATCGAATTCGGCTCAAACGCGTAATACTTCTGATAGATCCCATTGGAGAATTTTAAAAAATCTCGAAGCGTGTCACCAGTATATGCACCAGCATCGACAAAAACTTCATTTCTATCTATTTTTATAAAATCTTGAAAATATTGACCAGACCGACATACATTCCGAACAAAACTATCACTTCCTGTTATTTGAGATTTAATATAGGAGACAAATGTCTCCTTGGATAAATCATCATCCAAAATTTCAAAAATAGATGAAAATTTTTGCGCATTATTTAAAATAAATTCAGAATTTATTTCGTCGAGATAATGAGGGCTAAGAAAAAAATAATGTACTGAAACAATATCCTTACAATTTAGCGATATAACAGCTTCCATGCCTCTCTTTATATCTGCCATTCCCAGGACAACAAAAAATTCGGCGTATTTTTCCTTTATGTCATCAAAATGCAGAACCCCCAGTCGCTTTTCGTATGTTTCGTCAACAAATCTATCCGCGATATAAATATTTTCTTTCGCGAGAAATTTCTCAACGGTAGAGGCATACTCGCCAGCTCCGTACATAACAATGGGGATTTTTTTTCCCCTCAGCGCGTCAAGAGACGCTATTCTCTCATTGATGAGTCCATAAAATTCTTCCAAAAACATTGAAAACTCCAAATTATTCTACTTCTATTCCCGGACCGGCATTTCTAACCATTTAATCTCGGGCCTGCTAACACTCAAACTGGAAGAGCCTGCCATTCCCCCGACCATGTTGCTTTCCGCTGACCTTGCCCCCTGAAATGCCCTCGATTTGAAGTAATACCAACGGTTATAGACACAGACCTGTGTGAGCCCACTTTCTGAGCCCGATGGATCGGATGGTGTCAGGCAGGGCGGCAAGCTTGTTCCAGGCGGAACAGGCGGCGTCGATGATATGATCGATGCCGTCGAAGACGGTGTTGGACAGCCAGTTGGCGCGCAGGAACTGCCAGACATTTTCGACCGGGTTCAGTTCGGGCGCGCGGGACGGCAGGAAGATCAGGCTGATATTGCGGGGCAGCTTCAGCTTGTCGGTGGTATGCCATCCTGCGCGATCGAGCAGCACGACGGCGTGGGCACCGCGGACGACGCAGCGCGAGATTTCCTCGATGTGCAGTTGCATGCTGGCGGTGCCGATGAACGGGAGCGCCAGGCCGGCGGCTTTGCCACGCGCCGGACAGATCGCGCCGAACAGCCAGGCATTCTCGTAGCGCTGATCAGCCGGCTGGCGTGGCCGCGTGCCGCGCCGGGCCCATTGTCGGACGATGCCGTTCTTCTGGCCGATCCGGGCTTCGTCCTTACATGAGGGTTCAGGTGTCAACGTATTTTCGCGATGGCGTGTCTCCTGTCCCTATGGTCTTAAGTCAGGTGCTTTTATGGGCTCGGGGCCCTTCCGTATCGCAGCAGCGGCTGCATCACCTTACATGCGGTCGGATCGCGCGAGCGACCCGCACCATAAGCCTCTTGCACCGAGGCTCTGCCCCGACGACGCGCGACCCACCTGAAACGCGGTAGCGTGGCGCTACCAAAGAAGAAGACGGTCGCGTTCCCCGTATCGCCGCCGACGACTGATCGGCCCGCGGCACTTCTGTCTATCTATTCTGCGGTCGTTCCGGTGCCGAATGCGAGACCGTCCGGTATCGATCCTGTCTCCACATAGCGCCAAAGCGCAATCAGAAGCTTTCTCGCCAT
This genomic stretch from Gluconacetobacter diazotrophicus PA1 5 harbors:
- a CDS encoding transposase, which encodes MNVEIVRRCNVGKFVVLPKRWIVERTIAWLNRCRRLGKDWECLNRNALAFLRWASVRLMLRKICN
- a CDS encoding transposase, which produces MDPSGFDAGKRIKGKKRHVLVDTQGLLMEATAHAADIQDRDGGVMLMATLFGLYPFLLKLYADAGYQGGKVSAGTGSCLPFCECRDRAAL
- a CDS encoding IS5 family transposase, translated to MWTAENRARYDRSQLRYPSDLTDKEWSLIEPLIPAARRGGNKRTVDIREVMNGLMYVLGTGCQWRAIPKDLPPRSTVNYYFCRWQHDGTLDRLHHALYVLCREQADREASPTAAIIDSQSVKSAEKGGGASIRPVLTPARGSRARSGMSSSIRRAC
- a CDS encoding FkbM family methyltransferase — translated: MFLEEFYGLINERIASLDALRGKKIPIVMYGAGEYASTVEKFLAKENIYIADRFVDETYEKRLGVLHFDDIKEKYAEFFVVLGMADIKRGMEAVISLNCKDIVSVHYFFLSPHYLDEINSEFILNNAQKFSSIFEILDDDLSKETFVSYIKSQITGSDSFVRNVCRSGQYFQDFIKIDRNEVFVDAGAYTGDTLRDFLKFSNGIYQKYYAFEPNSMNFQKLKLLIEQEKIPNVHAMNCGLGKRREAVKFHQENNTSTVSKISVDGNVDIQIDTIDHLCPDATFIKMDIEGGEVDALLGGMKTINKNKPKLAICVYHNPLHLWEVALYVKKWFQIIVYSFDNIRYSAQSWFCTRTLPLLSKFFLGLSGRGNLLLLCE